CACCTCGATCCCAAGCCCCGGGACTTCACGCGAGGGTTTTATAAGATCCGCACCACGGGCTCGGGACAACTCCCAACCGATGCAGACCTCTTTCGGGTCATCACCGATGGGATGCCGGGGAGTTCCATGCCGAGCTGGCGTCAGCTGCCCGAAGGCGACCGCCGGGCCCTCACCGCCTATCTCAAGACATTCTCGCCACGCTTCGGCAGCGAGCCGCCGGGCCAGGTGATCGACGTCGGGCGAGAGGTCCCTGCGACCGAGGAGTCCATCGAAAAGGGTCGGAAGCTCTATCAGCTCATGGAGTGCTTCACCTGCCATGGTCAAGGAGGGCGCGGCGATGGCGAATCGGCCCCGGAACTAGAGGACGATTGGGGGTATCCGATCCGCCCCACGAACCTCACCAAGGCATGGACCTACCGGGGAGGCACTACGCCACGGGATGTTGTGACCCGCTTCCTTTCGGGGCTCGCCGGAACGCCGATGCCATCGTATGAAGGGGTCTTTGAAAATATGGAGGAGAACTGGCACCTCGCCAACTACGTCCGCTCCCTCTCACCGGATGGACCCGACTACGCAACCCTCATTACCGCCGAGCCGGTCCCCGGGGAGATTCCCTTGGGCCCGGACGACTCCTTCTGGTCGAGCATCCCGCAGTCCAATTTTCCGCTGGCGGGCCAGGTAATCGTGGATCCTCGCAACTTCAACCCTTCCATCGACATGATCGGGGTGCGGGCGGTCTATTCCGAAGCCGAGATCGCCTTCCACCTCACGTGGGATGATTCCACCTTCTCCAAACGGGATCCCAAGGGCAAGACGTTTGCCGACCAGGTGGCCCTCCAGTTTTCTGCCAGGCTCCCGGAGGGTACCGAACGTCCCTACGTCCTCATGGGGGAGAGCGGCAATCCGGCCTATCTTCTCCAGTGGTCCGGAGACACTGGGGTGACAGAGGCGAACGCCGCCGGGGTGGGCAAGCTCACACTGCAGACAGGAGATCAGCTCCAGGCCAAAGGGAAGGTCGTGTTCGGGGACGGCCGGTACCGCCTGGTTATCAAACGCCCTCGTGCCACCGAAGATTCCCACGATCTCGAGTTCCCGGTCGGCCAGTTTCTTTCGGTGGCCTTCATGGCCTGGGACGGCGGGGCCGGAGAAGCGGGGAGTCAAATGTCGCTCTCCTCCTGGTACTATCTACTTCTCGAACCACCGCCGTCCCGAAAGCGCTGGGTGTATCCCCCCTTGGCGGCCCTTGGCGTCGTTGGGCTCGAGCTATGGGGACTTCGGTGGGCGCGGCGTCGGGCGCAAGGGTGATCCCGGTCGCGCGGAAAGAATTTTCTTGCCAAAGGGGACGTCCTAGTCGATAAGCCCGTAATTCCACCGGTGATAAGGAGGAAACGTGATGCGCGTGAGTTGCACATGGATGTTGTGTCTCGGTGTGGTGGCGGTTTTTCTGCCGTCAGTCGCCTGGGCTGCAGGCGATGCGGCAAAGGGAAAGCAGAAATACCAGCAGTTCTGTGGCGCGTGCCATGGACAGTCGGGCAAGGGTGATGGCCCGAGTGCAGCTGCCCTGCCGGTCAAGCCCCGTGACCACACCGATGCGGCGTATATGGGCAAGTTCACG
This genomic window from Candidatus Methylomirabilota bacterium contains:
- a CDS encoding c-type cytochrome, which translates into the protein MRVSCTWMLCLGVVAVFLPSVAWAAGDAAKGKQKYQQFCGACHGQSGKGDGPSAAALPVKPRDHTDAAYMGKFTDKQIFDTIKLGGQAMGKSPIMPPWGGALTDQQIEDLVVYIRSLSGSSK
- a CDS encoding c-type cytochrome, whose amino-acid sequence is MTLLRSKLLQAVLVVVTMYLVFRFGIRPPAPWSVVKLYMAVVLLAVFVYVSSDSDSWRAFLSPIQSTLLDENKRPIRSVLMVLLPILAGVYAYTQAASKTAEPVELRAVHPAPPASITFRGKAIDIQGLDNPFRKDAANYKKYVAEGAAIYIKNCFFCHGDDLDGGGHFAHAFNPPPADFTDPGTIAMLQESYLFWRIAKGGAGLPRESTPWNSVMPAWEDRLSEDEIWKVIMYLYDATGYQPRRWETHASSAPPPSRPEIQGSPRLIYSRGVRALLSQPLAEAQQAGDVTRGKAVYEKKCALCHGAEGKGDGPGAVHLDPKPRDFTRGFYKIRTTGSGQLPTDADLFRVITDGMPGSSMPSWRQLPEGDRRALTAYLKTFSPRFGSEPPGQVIDVGREVPATEESIEKGRKLYQLMECFTCHGQGGRGDGESAPELEDDWGYPIRPTNLTKAWTYRGGTTPRDVVTRFLSGLAGTPMPSYEGVFENMEENWHLANYVRSLSPDGPDYATLITAEPVPGEIPLGPDDSFWSSIPQSNFPLAGQVIVDPRNFNPSIDMIGVRAVYSEAEIAFHLTWDDSTFSKRDPKGKTFADQVALQFSARLPEGTERPYVLMGESGNPAYLLQWSGDTGVTEANAAGVGKLTLQTGDQLQAKGKVVFGDGRYRLVIKRPRATEDSHDLEFPVGQFLSVAFMAWDGGAGEAGSQMSLSSWYYLLLEPPPSRKRWVYPPLAALGVVGLELWGLRWARRRAQG